The following coding sequences lie in one Spinacia oleracea cultivar Varoflay chromosome 1, BTI_SOV_V1, whole genome shotgun sequence genomic window:
- the LOC110785734 gene encoding uncharacterized protein: MEPPFFNSHYQTPLTPQFFRVPVRQRPIPTRTPSSSSNLPRKVVSIPIRYVNSTNERSDAILKIQKTFRGFRVRKPMKKILELKREVDAVEKKLQERETMAVLKGDRIERLKVNEGLMWLLFKLDSTRVFNDEIRGCRKAVIRKAIMLQELVDSAMDDGVVEERDSEEIADGENSEKSEGIVENTNNSSAMFVKNSATMEEEREAVINDETLENSDEAEEHAEDVDEAEEQVDDVAEVSDDSSKIQVEESEQTADQVKIETVAASNDTWECVGGETEEQKSDFVEESEEDDHGEAAENRESKRNSENRESKRNSPEKGPSNEDWFVIDGGEEEEEKRKKEKLLERMAEDNKRLVAMMADLCEKNAVQTSLICSLSQRVEHLEKAMSDRLRKKKKKLNASLI, translated from the coding sequence ATGGAACCTCCCTTTTTCAATTCCCACTACCAAACACCCTTAACTCCCCAATTCTTCCGTGTTCCGGTGCGACAGAGACCAATCCCCACCCGAACGCCGTCGTCGTCGTCGAATTTGCCGAGAAAGGTGGTTTCTATCCCCATTCGCTATGTGAACTCAACGAACGAACGTTCCGACGCTATTCTTAAGATCCAGAAAACGTTTCGCGGGTTTCGGGTCAGGAAACCCATGAAGAAGATTCTGGAACTCAAGCGAGAGGTGGATGCTGTGGAGAAGAAGCTTCAAGAGAGAGAAACAATGGCGGTGCTGAAGGGAGACCGGATAGAGAGGTTGAAGGTGAACGAGGGTTTGATGTGGTTGTTGTTTAAGCTTGATTCTACCCGAGTGTTTAACGATGAAATTAGGGGTTGCCGTAAGGCGGTGATTCGGAAGGCGATTATGTTGCAGGAATTGGTCGATTCTGCCATGGATGATGGTGTGGTGGAGGAGAGAGATTCTGAGGAAATTGCTGATGgtgaaaattcagaaaaatctGAAGGAATTGTTGAGAACACTAATAATTCGTCCGCAATGTTTGTCAAAAATTCGGCGAcaatggaggaagagagagaagcaGTGATCAACGATGAAACCCTAGAAAATTCTGACGAAGCTGAAGAACACGCTGAAGATGTAGACGAAGCTGAAGAACAGGTTGACGATGTAGCGGAAGTTTCGGACGATTCGAGCAAAATTCAAGTTGAAGAATCGGAACAAACAGCAGATCAAGTTAAGATTGAAACTGTTGCTGCTTCTAATGATACCTGGGAATGTGTTGGGGGAGAAACAGAGGAGCAGAAGTCTGATTTTGTCGAGGAAAGCGAAGAAGATGATCATGGAGAAGCTGCTGAGAATCGCGAAAGCAAGAGAAACTCTGAGAATCGCGAAAGCAAGAGAAACTCGCCGGAGAAGGGACCTTCAAACGAGGACTGGTTTGTCATAGACGGCGGcgaagaggaggaggagaaaAGGAAGAAGGAGAAGTTGCTGGAGAGAATGGCGGAGGATAACAAGAGGTTGGTGGCAATGATGGCCGATTTATGTGAGAAAAACGCAGTTCAAACTAGTTTGATCTGCTCATTGTCACAGAGGGTTGAGCATCTGGAGAAGGCTATGAGTGATAgattgaggaagaagaagaaaaagctTAATGCTTCTCTTATTTAA
- the LOC110785735 gene encoding uncharacterized protein isoform X2: MALSLSKMIKSPQSENLTTSLAAITTTPPSLSMTFTANSSYLQLGRGIADDVDLITWLHGRIWPYESHMTEEDSFISTLLCGIELIHSGVTCFAEAGGQYVSGMARAVETLGLRACLTKSIMDSGEGLPALWSAQTTDQCIQSQKELYEKHHGTAEGRIRIWLGIRQILNSTDSLLLKTRDLSRELKTGIHMHIAEIPYENQFVVDTRKVDHGTVTYLEKIDFLQSNLLAAHSVWVNDNEIDYLSKAEVKVSHCPAAAMRMLGFAPIRKMINAGVCVSLGTDGAPSNNRMSIIDEMYLASLINKGHEVFITGTTDPTALSAELVLKMATIDGAKTVLWDNEIGSLEVGKKADIVIIDPCSWTMVPVHDCISSLVYSMRTENIVSVICNGKWIMKDKKILNVDEGEIISQAKKAAKELLERAGISIPKRMQMI; encoded by the exons ATGGCGCTATCGTTATCAAAGATGATAAAATCACCGCAATCGGAAAATCTGACGACATCCTTAGCCGCCATTACCACCACTCCTCCGTCACTCTCCATGACCTTCACGGCCAATTCGTCCTACCTG CAGCTGGGAAGGGGAATTGCGGATGATGTTGACTTGATTACATGGTTGCACGGTCGGATTTGGCCTTACGAGTCTCATATGACTGAGGAAGATTCCTTCATCTCCACTTTGCTTTGTGGAATTGAGCTCATTCACTCTGGG gtgacttgttttgcggaAGCAGGGGGGCAGTACGTCTCTGGAATGGCTAGAGCAGTAGAAACACTTGGCTTACGTGCATGTTTAACAAAATCTATTATGGATTCTGGTGAGGGTCTGCCAGCGTTGTGGAGTGCTCAGACTACTGATCAATGTATTCAG TCTCAGAAAGAACTTTATGAGAAGCACCATGGTACTGCAGAGGGGCGGATCAGGATATGGCTTGGGATTCGGCAAATTTTGAACTCAACTGATAGCTTGCTTTTGAAGACCAGGGACCTGTCTAGGGAGTTGAAAACCGGAATTCACATG CATATTGCTGAGATTCCGTATGAGAATCAATTTGTCGTAGACACCAGAAAAGTTGATCATGGAACAGTGACATATTTGGAGAAAATAGACTTCCTTCAAAGCAATCTACTGGCAGCTCACAGTGTTTGGGTCAATGATAATGAG ATTGATTATCTGTCAAAAGCTGAGGTAAAAGTATCTCATTGTCCGGCTGCAGCAATGCGGATGCTTGGATTTGCACCTATAAGGAAAATGATTAATGCTGGAGTTTGTGTCTCTCTTGGAACAGATGGAGCTCCGTCGAACAATAGGATGAGCATTA TTGATGAAATGTACCTAGCTTCGCTGATAAACAAAGGACATGAAGTTTTTATAACCGGAACAACTGATCCCACAGCACTCTCTGCTGAACTTGTCCTCAAAATGGCAACTATAGATGGTGCTAAAACTGTGCTATGGGACAATGAAATAGGGTCACTTGAAGTTGGCAAGAAG GCTGACATTGTCATTATTGATCCTTGCTCTTGGACTATGGTTCCTGTTCATGACTG CATATCTAGCCTTGTGTACAGCATGCGAACTGAAAATATAGTATCTGTTATTTGCAATGGAAAGTGGATTATGAAGGACAAGAAGATCTTGAATGTGGATGAG GGGGAGATCATTTCACAAGCAAAGAAAGCTGCAAAAGAGCTTTTGGAGAGGGCTGGCATTAGTATTCCAAAGAGAATGCAGATGATCTGA
- the LOC110785735 gene encoding uncharacterized protein isoform X1, with amino-acid sequence MESTTITILHNALIVTMDSDLRVFENGAIVIKDDKITAIGKSDDILSRHYHHSSVTLHDLHGQFVLPGFVNTHVHTSQQLGRGIADDVDLITWLHGRIWPYESHMTEEDSFISTLLCGIELIHSGVTCFAEAGGQYVSGMARAVETLGLRACLTKSIMDSGEGLPALWSAQTTDQCIQSQKELYEKHHGTAEGRIRIWLGIRQILNSTDSLLLKTRDLSRELKTGIHMHIAEIPYENQFVVDTRKVDHGTVTYLEKIDFLQSNLLAAHSVWVNDNEIDYLSKAEVKVSHCPAAAMRMLGFAPIRKMINAGVCVSLGTDGAPSNNRMSIIDEMYLASLINKGHEVFITGTTDPTALSAELVLKMATIDGAKTVLWDNEIGSLEVGKKADIVIIDPCSWTMVPVHDCISSLVYSMRTENIVSVICNGKWIMKDKKILNVDEGEIISQAKKAAKELLERAGISIPKRMQMI; translated from the exons ATGGAGTCCACTACGATCACCATCCTTCACAACGCACTGATCGTAACAATGGATTCCGACCTCCGAGTGTTCGAGAATGGCGCTATCGTTATCAAAGATGATAAAATCACCGCAATCGGAAAATCTGACGACATCCTTAGCCGCCATTACCACCACTCCTCCGTCACTCTCCATGACCTTCACGGCCAATTCGTCCTACCTG GGTTTGTGAACACGCATGTTCATACATCACAGCAGCTGGGAAGGGGAATTGCGGATGATGTTGACTTGATTACATGGTTGCACGGTCGGATTTGGCCTTACGAGTCTCATATGACTGAGGAAGATTCCTTCATCTCCACTTTGCTTTGTGGAATTGAGCTCATTCACTCTGGG gtgacttgttttgcggaAGCAGGGGGGCAGTACGTCTCTGGAATGGCTAGAGCAGTAGAAACACTTGGCTTACGTGCATGTTTAACAAAATCTATTATGGATTCTGGTGAGGGTCTGCCAGCGTTGTGGAGTGCTCAGACTACTGATCAATGTATTCAG TCTCAGAAAGAACTTTATGAGAAGCACCATGGTACTGCAGAGGGGCGGATCAGGATATGGCTTGGGATTCGGCAAATTTTGAACTCAACTGATAGCTTGCTTTTGAAGACCAGGGACCTGTCTAGGGAGTTGAAAACCGGAATTCACATG CATATTGCTGAGATTCCGTATGAGAATCAATTTGTCGTAGACACCAGAAAAGTTGATCATGGAACAGTGACATATTTGGAGAAAATAGACTTCCTTCAAAGCAATCTACTGGCAGCTCACAGTGTTTGGGTCAATGATAATGAG ATTGATTATCTGTCAAAAGCTGAGGTAAAAGTATCTCATTGTCCGGCTGCAGCAATGCGGATGCTTGGATTTGCACCTATAAGGAAAATGATTAATGCTGGAGTTTGTGTCTCTCTTGGAACAGATGGAGCTCCGTCGAACAATAGGATGAGCATTA TTGATGAAATGTACCTAGCTTCGCTGATAAACAAAGGACATGAAGTTTTTATAACCGGAACAACTGATCCCACAGCACTCTCTGCTGAACTTGTCCTCAAAATGGCAACTATAGATGGTGCTAAAACTGTGCTATGGGACAATGAAATAGGGTCACTTGAAGTTGGCAAGAAG GCTGACATTGTCATTATTGATCCTTGCTCTTGGACTATGGTTCCTGTTCATGACTG CATATCTAGCCTTGTGTACAGCATGCGAACTGAAAATATAGTATCTGTTATTTGCAATGGAAAGTGGATTATGAAGGACAAGAAGATCTTGAATGTGGATGAG GGGGAGATCATTTCACAAGCAAAGAAAGCTGCAAAAGAGCTTTTGGAGAGGGCTGGCATTAGTATTCCAAAGAGAATGCAGATGATCTGA